A portion of the Aquicoccus sp. G2-2 genome contains these proteins:
- a CDS encoding RNA polymerase sigma factor produces MSARRQRNEAPLADATTPEAELVIAARQGSEMAVRELVRRLNPRLFRVARGIVASDAEAEEVVQETYLAGFSKLDGFRGEARFSTWITRIAINTARMRLRRDRPKEAYDTVTEDNTSQILAFPGQGGEPPETAVARVQIRGFVEAAVAGLPPDLRLTFILRETEGLSTAAIAHQLEISPVTVKTRLFRARLRLRAALEKQVRGGFDAIFPFDGKRCVDMGDRVVAGLTMKGRL; encoded by the coding sequence ATGAGCGCCCGGAGACAGCGCAACGAGGCCCCGCTTGCGGATGCGACGACACCCGAGGCCGAGCTGGTGATCGCCGCGCGCCAAGGCAGCGAGATGGCGGTGCGCGAGCTGGTTCGCCGTCTGAACCCACGTCTGTTCCGGGTCGCGCGCGGCATCGTCGCCAGCGACGCCGAGGCCGAAGAGGTGGTGCAGGAAACCTACCTTGCCGGTTTTTCCAAGCTGGACGGGTTCCGCGGCGAGGCGCGCTTTTCCACCTGGATCACCCGGATCGCAATCAATACCGCGCGTATGCGGCTCCGGCGTGACCGTCCGAAAGAGGCATATGATACCGTGACCGAAGATAACACATCCCAGATCCTCGCGTTCCCCGGACAGGGCGGCGAGCCGCCCGAGACCGCGGTTGCCCGGGTGCAGATTCGCGGCTTTGTCGAGGCCGCCGTGGCGGGCCTGCCGCCCGATCTGCGGCTGACCTTCATTTTGCGCGAAACCGAGGGGTTGAGCACCGCCGCCATCGCGCATCAGCTCGAGATCAGCCCGGTCACCGTCAAAACGCGGTTGTTCCGGGCACGTCTGCGGCTCCGCGCGGCGCTGGAGAAACAGGTGCGCGGCGGGTTCGACGCGATCTTTCCCTTTGACGGCAAGAGGTGTGTCGACATGGGCGACCGGGTGGTTGCCGGACTGACGATGAAGGGGAGACTCTGA
- a CDS encoding plastocyanin/azurin family copper-binding protein, with protein sequence MSWTRRQVIRAGGGAIATLGSPLPVFAARKTVIEMRGTARGERIWFDPFALAVAPGTVLRFVNRDPGNSHTSTTYHPDLYDRLRRIPAKAAPWDSDFLLPGESFEVTLHVPGVYDYYCIPHEMAAMVGRIVVGTPSDPGWKGPSEDREDVSAEVLATLPEVDTILAQGALHVKDKS encoded by the coding sequence ATGAGCTGGACGAGACGACAGGTCATTCGGGCCGGGGGCGGCGCAATTGCCACCCTCGGGTCTCCACTGCCGGTGTTCGCGGCGCGCAAAACGGTGATCGAGATGCGCGGCACGGCGCGGGGCGAACGGATCTGGTTCGATCCGTTTGCTCTTGCCGTGGCACCGGGCACCGTGCTGCGCTTCGTCAACCGGGACCCGGGCAACAGCCATACCTCCACCACCTATCATCCCGATCTCTATGACCGGCTGCGGCGCATCCCGGCCAAGGCGGCGCCCTGGGACAGCGATTTCCTGCTGCCGGGGGAGAGCTTCGAGGTGACGCTGCACGTGCCGGGAGTCTATGATTACTACTGCATCCCGCACGAGATGGCCGCCATGGTCGGGCGTATCGTGGTCGGAACCCCGTCCGATCCCGGCTGGAAGGGGCCTTCCGAGGATCGCGAGGATGTCTCGGCCGAGGTGCTGGCAACGCTGCCGGAGGTCGACACGATCCTGGCGCAGGGCGCCTTGCACGTGAAGGACAAATCATGA
- a CDS encoding thiamine pyrophosphate-binding protein: MTDTNEMTGGEALARTLLAHDAGPIFGMGGFQLLPFYDAARRLGVNHHLINDERCGTFAADAYAKVSGRVGLVDATLGPGATNLVTGLVEALNAGSPIVAIVGDTHRDHSWKNMTQETHQAEILRPATKEVIRVEAVHRIPELLARAFQVATTGRPGPVVLIVPEDVCHGTFGFTGSDFDVDPRYQSAPALRCRPEAAGLAEAVALLATSERPLILAGGGVHISQAAGDLTALAEAAQIPVAHTMSGKGAIACTNPLSAGLFGRYDRIANDLIEQSDCLLVVGCKLGEIATKRYTVPAPGKTVIHLDCVAEEIGRTYASTLPLWGDAREGLRDLLAALKDTAAPQARSNWCARIVSDMAKWREMARERLESEDVPVSMGRLMGELNQHLPEDAILIADGGFAAHWGGLLYDSKQARRGFVPDRGFASIGYGLPGAIGACMAAPDRPVVALTGDGGFNMVLGEIETARRMGLAPTIIVVNNAASGYVKALQHLMYGPDAYQSSDLAETNYARVAEAMGCLGLRVETPDALADALKQGLAETGRPTVLDVVVTRDPGKMLPAADSRAVKVKKGDRIA, translated from the coding sequence ATGACCGATACCAATGAAATGACCGGCGGTGAAGCACTGGCCCGAACCTTGCTTGCGCATGACGCCGGGCCGATCTTCGGCATGGGCGGGTTTCAGCTTCTGCCGTTTTATGACGCGGCGCGCCGTCTGGGGGTGAACCACCACCTGATCAACGACGAGCGTTGTGGCACATTTGCCGCCGATGCCTATGCCAAGGTTTCGGGCCGTGTCGGACTGGTTGATGCAACGCTGGGGCCGGGGGCGACGAACCTTGTGACCGGGCTGGTCGAGGCATTGAACGCGGGTTCACCCATCGTCGCCATCGTCGGTGATACCCACCGCGATCATTCGTGGAAAAACATGACACAGGAGACTCATCAGGCCGAAATCCTGCGCCCCGCCACCAAGGAGGTGATCCGCGTCGAGGCCGTGCATCGTATCCCCGAATTGCTGGCCCGCGCGTTTCAGGTCGCCACCACGGGCCGCCCCGGCCCTGTCGTGTTGATCGTGCCCGAAGATGTTTGCCACGGCACCTTTGGGTTCACCGGAAGCGATTTTGACGTCGACCCGCGCTACCAATCCGCCCCCGCCTTGCGCTGCCGCCCCGAGGCCGCCGGGCTGGCCGAGGCGGTCGCCTTGTTGGCCACTTCCGAACGCCCGCTGATCCTTGCAGGCGGCGGTGTGCATATCTCGCAGGCTGCCGGAGATCTGACCGCGTTGGCCGAAGCGGCGCAAATTCCGGTCGCCCACACCATGAGCGGCAAGGGCGCTATTGCCTGCACCAACCCGCTATCGGCGGGCCTGTTCGGTCGCTATGACCGGATTGCCAATGACCTTATAGAGCAAAGCGATTGCCTGCTGGTGGTAGGTTGCAAACTCGGAGAGATCGCGACCAAACGCTATACCGTGCCCGCCCCCGGAAAAACCGTGATCCATCTCGATTGCGTGGCCGAGGAAATCGGGCGCACATATGCCTCCACGCTGCCTTTGTGGGGCGATGCCCGCGAGGGGTTGCGCGACCTGCTTGCAGCGTTGAAAGACACCGCCGCGCCGCAAGCCCGAAGCAATTGGTGCGCAAGAATCGTCTCTGATATGGCCAAATGGCGCGAAATGGCACGCGAACGGCTGGAAAGCGAAGACGTTCCCGTGTCGATGGGCCGCCTGATGGGGGAATTGAACCAGCACCTGCCTGAAGATGCGATATTGATCGCGGATGGCGGCTTCGCTGCCCATTGGGGCGGGTTGCTTTATGACAGCAAACAGGCAAGGCGCGGGTTCGTGCCGGATCGCGGGTTCGCCTCGATCGGCTATGGCCTGCCAGGGGCCATCGGTGCTTGCATGGCCGCCCCTGACCGGCCTGTCGTTGCCCTGACCGGCGATGGCGGCTTCAACATGGTGCTGGGCGAGATCGAAACCGCCCGCCGCATGGGGCTCGCGCCCACCATCATCGTGGTGAACAACGCCGCCTCAGGCTACGTCAAGGCGCTGCAACATCTGATGTATGGGCCGGATGCCTATCAATCGAGCGATCTGGCCGAGACCAATTATGCACGCGTGGCCGAGGCCATGGGCTGCCTCGGTCTGCGTGTCGAGACACCGGATGCCCTTGCAGATGCGCTGAAACAGGGGCTGGCCGAAACCGGGCGGCCCACAGTGCTGGATGTTGTCGTGACCCGCGATCCGGGCAAGATGCTGCCAGCCGCCGATAGTCGGGCGGTTAAGGTCAAGAAAGGCGATCGCATTGCCTGA
- a CDS encoding TRAP transporter large permease, translated as MIAANLALLGVFFVLMMLGTPIAVALGLGGALGVWFGLDANALAMIGTNTYAGIAKYPLIAIPLFILTGAVFERSGVAARLVEFAQSLIGPRRGGLALVAIVVCMIMGGMSGSGPADAAAVATVMLPSMVKAGYPRGFTASVVASSASTAILIPPSIAMIIYSVIVPGMDLRALFAAGMIPGLLLGVAIAVPTVLLSRRHDFGAGETPQRAPFWSSLWRAFPGLMAPVIILGGLRSGLFTPTETAVVAVAYGLFVGTVIYRTMGWREIYAVLAESARISGVLMIILSLAGLFAWAGSTMGAFSGAAEWVLGISNNQWVILTLVMILMLLAGMVLDGVSIYLITLPLLMPIVDSFGWSYVWFGVVIAINIAMGQFTPPVAVNLMVTAKIAGVPMESTFRWVGWLLLGMAIVLGLIIAFPEISLWLPRLLGYRIT; from the coding sequence ATGATCGCCGCCAATCTGGCGCTTCTGGGCGTTTTTTTTGTGTTGATGATGCTTGGCACCCCGATTGCGGTGGCCTTGGGGTTGGGCGGTGCCCTTGGCGTTTGGTTCGGGCTTGACGCCAACGCGCTGGCAATGATCGGGACCAATACCTATGCCGGGATTGCCAAATATCCGCTGATCGCGATTCCGCTGTTCATTCTGACCGGGGCGGTTTTTGAGCGATCGGGCGTTGCGGCAAGGCTGGTTGAATTTGCGCAATCGCTGATCGGGCCACGCCGGGGCGGGCTGGCTCTGGTGGCTATCGTCGTGTGCATGATCATGGGTGGTATGTCCGGGTCCGGCCCTGCCGATGCGGCGGCCGTGGCCACAGTGATGCTGCCCTCAATGGTCAAGGCGGGCTATCCGCGCGGATTTACGGCCTCGGTCGTCGCCTCATCGGCATCAACCGCGATCCTGATCCCACCCTCAATCGCAATGATCATCTATTCGGTGATCGTGCCGGGAATGGACCTGCGCGCGCTTTTTGCCGCTGGTATGATTCCCGGATTGCTGCTGGGCGTGGCCATCGCGGTGCCCACCGTTCTTTTGAGCCGCCGCCATGATTTTGGTGCCGGAGAGACGCCGCAGCGCGCACCCTTCTGGTCAAGCCTGTGGCGCGCCTTTCCCGGCCTGATGGCACCGGTGATTATCCTTGGCGGCCTGCGCTCAGGCCTGTTCACGCCAACTGAAACGGCGGTGGTTGCCGTGGCTTACGGGCTTTTCGTCGGAACGGTAATCTATCGCACAATGGGATGGCGTGAAATCTATGCCGTGTTGGCCGAAAGCGCGCGTATCTCGGGCGTTCTGATGATTATCCTCTCGCTTGCGGGCCTGTTTGCATGGGCCGGGTCAACCATGGGTGCGTTTTCCGGTGCCGCTGAATGGGTGCTTGGCATCAGCAACAATCAATGGGTAATTCTGACGCTGGTAATGATCTTGATGCTGCTGGCGGGGATGGTGCTCGACGGGGTGTCGATCTACCTGATCACCCTGCCGCTGTTGATGCCCATCGTCGACAGTTTCGGCTGGTCCTATGTCTGGTTCGGGGTGGTGATCGCGATCAATATCGCCATGGGTCAGTTTACCCCGCCAGTGGCGGTAAACCTGATGGTGACCGCCAAAATTGCCGGCGTTCCTATGGAATCGACCTTTCGCTGGGTTGGCTGGCTCTTGCTGGGCATGGCCATCGTGCTGGGCCTGATCATCGCGTTTCCTGAAATCTCGCTCTGGCTGCCACGGCTGCTGGGCTATCGCATCACATGA
- a CDS encoding TRAP transporter small permease: MTEIPDLPLEDDTGTEHTIVSVRIEDALGAAAMALICLISFGNVVARYATDISFAFTEEYSVFLLVFMTFVGASAGFAANEHIRITFLRKRLPPKLRFLADVVSLLATTLMFSLVLYYGIKVTYSEWYWSETTPGLGNPSWIYTIWMPILSVAILLRVLGRGWAVLIRGKGRAQ, encoded by the coding sequence ATGACAGAGATCCCAGACCTGCCGCTGGAAGATGACACCGGCACCGAACACACCATCGTATCTGTTCGCATCGAAGATGCGCTAGGGGCGGCAGCAATGGCGCTGATCTGCCTGATCTCGTTTGGCAACGTGGTCGCGCGCTATGCCACAGATATCTCATTCGCCTTTACCGAAGAGTATTCAGTGTTTCTTCTGGTGTTCATGACATTTGTTGGGGCATCGGCCGGGTTCGCGGCGAACGAACATATCCGCATCACCTTTCTGCGCAAGCGGCTGCCGCCGAAACTCCGCTTTCTGGCCGATGTGGTAAGCTTGCTGGCGACCACGCTGATGTTTTCACTGGTGCTCTATTACGGTATCAAAGTGACCTATTCCGAATGGTATTGGTCAGAGACCACGCCGGGGCTGGGCAATCCCTCCTGGATCTATACGATCTGGATGCCGATCCTGTCGGTGGCAATCCTGCTGCGCGTTTTGGGGCGTGGCTGGGCGGTTCTGATCCGGGGTAAGGGGCGTGCGCAATGA
- a CDS encoding DctP family TRAP transporter solute-binding subunit codes for MNFVKTIVSAGAALAILGATAAVAQEYKDEYRVSTVVPAPFPWGLAAEKWAELTKERTDGRIKLKVYPGVQLVQGDQTREFTAIRQGVIDMAVGSTINWSPQITELNLFSLPFLMPDYKAIDALTHGPVGDEIFEIVRKNGAVPLAWAENGFREVTNSVRPIHTPADMKGLKLRVVGSPIFSDMFDAFGANPTQMSWADAQPALTTGAVDGQENPLTIYSVLNMQDLGQKNVTLWHYVADPLIFVVNPQVWDSFTPEDQKILRQAAVDAGAYGVEVARKGLTKDDESLIDEIKGHGVDIVTLNDTERQAFVDATRDVYAKWKEKIGADLVDMAEKSIANR; via the coding sequence ATGAACTTTGTCAAAACCATAGTATCCGCAGGGGCTGCCCTTGCCATACTCGGCGCGACCGCCGCAGTGGCACAGGAGTACAAGGATGAATACCGCGTCTCGACCGTTGTTCCGGCGCCGTTTCCTTGGGGGCTGGCCGCCGAAAAATGGGCCGAACTGACCAAGGAACGCACAGACGGGCGCATCAAACTCAAAGTTTACCCCGGCGTTCAACTTGTGCAGGGCGACCAGACCCGCGAATTCACCGCTATCCGGCAAGGCGTAATCGACATGGCGGTCGGATCAACGATCAACTGGTCGCCACAGATTACCGAGCTGAACCTGTTTTCGCTGCCGTTCCTGATGCCGGACTACAAGGCGATTGACGCCCTGACCCATGGACCGGTCGGCGACGAGATTTTTGAAATCGTACGCAAGAATGGCGCGGTGCCGCTGGCCTGGGCCGAAAACGGCTTCCGCGAAGTGACCAATTCGGTGCGCCCAATCCATACGCCCGCCGATATGAAAGGGTTGAAACTGCGGGTTGTCGGCTCACCAATCTTCAGTGATATGTTCGATGCTTTCGGCGCCAACCCCACCCAGATGAGCTGGGCAGACGCGCAACCCGCGCTGACAACCGGTGCCGTCGATGGGCAGGAAAACCCGCTGACGATCTATTCGGTCTTGAACATGCAGGATCTGGGACAGAAAAACGTCACCCTGTGGCACTATGTGGCCGATCCGCTGATCTTCGTGGTCAACCCACAGGTCTGGGACAGTTTCACACCCGAGGATCAGAAAATCCTGCGTCAAGCCGCAGTTGATGCCGGCGCTTACGGCGTTGAAGTTGCGCGCAAGGGTCTGACCAAGGATGACGAAAGCCTGATCGACGAGATCAAAGGCCACGGCGTCGATATCGTCACCCTGAACGATACGGAACGTCAGGCCTTCGTCGATGCAACGCGCGACGTCTATGCCAAATGGAAAGAAAAGATCGGAGCCGATCTGGTTGACATGGCCGAAAAATCCATCGCCAACCGCTGA
- a CDS encoding alpha-ketoacid dehydrogenase subunit beta, with amino-acid sequence MARDTYLNAGRRAVIEEMQRDDAVWALGEDLGRGGVFGQYKGLQDMFGPARIADTPISEACIMGAAVGAAMTGTRPIVEMRFSDFALCAVDELVNQAAKARFMFGGQMRVPMVVREPIGMWRSSAAQHSQSLEAWYAHIPGLVVVAPSTPADNLGLLKSAIRCDDPVVYMEHKNLWALEGDVPEGEHLVELGRAEVAREGDAITIVTWSAMRHACLRAADVLATKGTEVEVIDLRTLWPWDRDAVFASVRRTGRLLVVHEAVSVGGFGAEIAASVAEALHHHLKAPVRRLGAPRIPIAYAPALEDRARVSDDAIINAVQGLIAPRTVA; translated from the coding sequence ATGGCGCGCGATACCTATCTGAATGCGGGCCGCCGCGCGGTGATCGAGGAAATGCAACGCGACGATGCCGTCTGGGCGTTGGGCGAAGATCTGGGCCGTGGCGGTGTCTTTGGCCAATACAAGGGCTTGCAGGACATGTTCGGCCCCGCCCGTATCGCCGATACCCCGATTTCCGAAGCGTGCATCATGGGCGCCGCCGTTGGCGCTGCGATGACCGGCACAAGGCCGATAGTCGAGATGCGGTTTTCTGATTTCGCGCTCTGCGCGGTGGACGAGTTGGTAAACCAAGCGGCCAAGGCGCGGTTCATGTTCGGTGGTCAGATGCGCGTGCCGATGGTGGTGCGCGAACCAATCGGCATGTGGCGCTCTTCCGCCGCTCAGCATTCACAGTCGCTTGAGGCGTGGTATGCTCATATTCCGGGGCTGGTCGTGGTTGCCCCGTCAACCCCGGCTGACAATCTGGGTCTTTTGAAATCCGCGATCCGCTGTGACGATCCGGTGGTCTATATGGAACACAAGAACCTGTGGGCGCTTGAAGGCGATGTACCCGAGGGTGAGCATCTTGTCGAACTGGGCCGCGCCGAAGTGGCGCGCGAAGGCGATGCGATCACCATCGTGACATGGTCCGCCATGCGCCACGCCTGTTTGCGCGCCGCTGATGTATTGGCGACCAAGGGCACAGAAGTTGAGGTAATCGACTTGCGCACGCTCTGGCCATGGGACCGCGACGCGGTGTTCGCTTCGGTCCGCCGGACAGGGCGGTTGCTGGTCGTTCACGAGGCGGTCAGCGTTGGCGGTTTCGGAGCGGAAATCGCCGCCAGCGTTGCGGAGGCGTTGCATCACCACCTCAAGGCGCCGGTTCGCCGTCTGGGCGCGCCGCGCATTCCCATCGCATATGCGCCCGCGCTGGAAGACCGCGCGCGAGTCAGCGACGACGCAATTATCAATGCGGTACAGGGCCTGATTGCGCCCCGAACCGTGGCCTGA
- a CDS encoding thiamine pyrophosphate-dependent dehydrogenase E1 component subunit alpha gives MTQAANIDTERLTGLLQLMQRIRAFEQAAIAAQKEGLVLGAIHPSIGQEAVAAGICTNLEQADLMLSTHRGHGHTLAKGADPLAMMRELFGRAGGTCGGKGGSMHIADFGVGMLGANGVVGANIPIATGAAHGLKLQGSRQIVTCIFGDGAVNRGPFLEGLNWARVFDLPVLFVCEDNGFSATTRTATMTGGAGAGARAQSIGIPAIEVDGNDLMAVDTAARAAINDIRAGMGPTLLHAKTYRITGHTAVDPATYRPAEEVEAQQANCPIARLQSALTLAGVEAARLAALHTEALHEMTDIAAQAQATDWPDPALAYADVQDVGNPAERAF, from the coding sequence ATGACGCAGGCCGCCAATATTGACACTGAAAGGCTGACCGGGTTGTTGCAATTGATGCAACGCATCCGGGCGTTTGAGCAGGCGGCAATCGCCGCGCAAAAGGAAGGTCTGGTTCTGGGCGCAATCCACCCGTCAATCGGACAAGAGGCGGTTGCGGCAGGGATTTGCACCAATCTGGAGCAAGCCGACCTGATGTTATCAACCCACCGCGGGCATGGGCACACGCTGGCCAAGGGCGCGGACCCGTTGGCGATGATGCGTGAACTTTTTGGCCGGGCGGGCGGCACCTGCGGCGGCAAGGGCGGCTCGATGCATATCGCGGATTTCGGCGTCGGCATGTTGGGGGCGAATGGGGTGGTCGGTGCCAACATCCCAATCGCGACAGGGGCGGCGCATGGTTTGAAATTGCAAGGCTCCCGTCAGATCGTCACCTGCATATTCGGCGACGGCGCGGTCAACCGCGGGCCATTTCTCGAAGGGCTGAACTGGGCGCGCGTGTTTGATCTTCCGGTGCTGTTCGTTTGCGAAGATAACGGGTTTTCCGCCACCACACGAACCGCCACCATGACCGGCGGGGCAGGTGCAGGCGCACGGGCGCAAAGCATTGGCATTCCCGCGATCGAAGTCGATGGCAACGATCTGATGGCGGTCGATACCGCAGCGCGCGCCGCCATCAATGATATCCGCGCAGGCATGGGCCCGACGCTGCTACATGCGAAAACCTATCGGATTACCGGCCACACCGCCGTTGATCCGGCCACCTATCGCCCTGCCGAAGAAGTCGAAGCGCAGCAGGCCAACTGCCCCATCGCACGGCTGCAATCCGCACTGACACTCGCGGGGGTCGAAGCGGCTCGTCTTGCGGCCCTGCACACCGAGGCTTTGCACGAAATGACCGATATCGCAGCACAGGCGCAGGCAACCGACTGGCCCGACCCCGCGTTGGCCTATGCCGATGTGCAGGATGTGGGCAACCCCGCCGAAAGGGCATTCTGA
- a CDS encoding IclR family transcriptional regulator, with protein MKFFVIRGMLGRMEKQRVVSVQTVGRASSVLSALAAGDSEGTRLARVAEATDLGKATVSRLLKALVEVGYVECDAQAKLYRLGYDLFLLGQSARRFHIIELARHSLDRLAAETGDTVFLSVRDGDMAHCLDRRTGSYPIRTLTLSVGDRRPLGVGAGSLALLAFEDDAEISSVLNANKAERTDFDRFGDTDLHEMIAAARKHGHTYNDGRIVTAMNAVGVPVMDMQGRVAASLSIAAIQERMDPVRREMIARLLKQEAATLQGLLKERSRGGTAPARSRAKEGIQ; from the coding sequence GTGAAATTCTTTGTCATCCGGGGCATGTTGGGTCGTATGGAAAAACAGCGGGTCGTATCGGTTCAAACCGTCGGGCGGGCGTCAAGCGTGTTAAGTGCGCTGGCCGCTGGCGACAGTGAAGGCACACGGCTTGCCCGTGTGGCCGAGGCCACGGATCTCGGCAAGGCCACGGTGTCGCGACTGCTCAAGGCGTTGGTCGAGGTCGGCTATGTTGAATGCGACGCGCAGGCCAAGCTTTACCGGTTAGGGTATGATCTGTTCTTGCTCGGCCAATCCGCGCGGCGCTTTCATATCATCGAACTGGCGCGCCACAGCCTTGACCGTCTGGCGGCGGAAACTGGCGATACCGTCTTCTTGTCGGTGCGCGATGGCGATATGGCTCATTGCCTTGACCGGCGCACAGGTTCGTATCCCATTCGCACGCTGACGCTTTCGGTCGGGGACCGGCGGCCGCTTGGCGTGGGGGCCGGATCGCTGGCATTGCTGGCCTTTGAGGACGACGCCGAAATAAGCTCGGTCCTGAACGCCAACAAGGCCGAGCGAACCGATTTCGACCGGTTTGGCGATACCGATCTGCATGAAATGATCGCGGCGGCCCGAAAGCATGGGCACACCTATAACGATGGGCGGATCGTCACCGCGATGAACGCGGTCGGCGTGCCGGTCATGGATATGCAAGGGAGGGTTGCCGCCTCCCTTTCGATTGCGGCCATTCAAGAGCGGATGGACCCGGTGCGCCGTGAGATGATTGCACGTCTTCTGAAGCAGGAAGCGGCCACGCTTCAAGGACTGCTCAAGGAAAGAAGCCGGGGCGGAACGGCCCCTGCCCGGTCCCGTGCGAAGGAAGGCATACAATGA
- the lpdA gene encoding dihydrolipoyl dehydrogenase produces MKAISCKLLVVGAGPGGYVCAIRAGQLGVDTVIVDPARPGGTCLNVGCIPSKALIHAADEFAAVSAHATESMLGISAKSPQINLAQTMEWKDAIVARLTTGVSGLLKKAGVKRVAGRAEFRDGRTVAVETDTGEQIIYADNVVIATGSAPVALPALPFGGRVISSTDALALTEVPTSLAVVGGGYIGLELGTAFAKLGAKVTVIEAAPRILPQYDAELTRPVMKRLKEIGMKVLNDTRAIGLNDKGALHIDGPDGEARLKADKVLVTVGRKPVTDGWGREELALEMDGPYLRIDQKCQTAMRGIYAIGDVTGEPMLAHRAMAQGDLVARVIAGQKLQWDKQAIPAVCFTDPEIVTVGLSPEQARDAGHEIKSGNFPFSANGRAMTMQADQGFVRVVARADNHVILGIQAVGKGVSELSAAFSLALEMQARLEDVAATVHAHPTLSEALQEAAMAALGQTLHA; encoded by the coding sequence ATGAAGGCTATTTCCTGCAAGCTTCTGGTGGTTGGTGCCGGCCCCGGCGGTTACGTCTGTGCAATCCGCGCTGGGCAACTTGGCGTCGACACGGTGATTGTCGATCCCGCGCGGCCGGGTGGAACCTGTCTCAATGTCGGGTGCATCCCCTCCAAGGCGCTGATCCATGCGGCGGATGAATTCGCGGCGGTGAGCGCGCACGCGACAGAGAGCATGCTTGGCATCAGCGCGAAAAGCCCACAGATCAATCTGGCGCAGACAATGGAATGGAAAGACGCCATCGTGGCGCGCCTGACCACTGGCGTCAGCGGGTTGCTGAAAAAGGCGGGCGTAAAGCGCGTCGCCGGGCGCGCGGAATTCCGCGATGGCCGCACGGTTGCGGTTGAAACCGATACCGGCGAACAGATCATCTATGCCGACAATGTGGTAATCGCCACCGGCTCTGCCCCTGTGGCCCTGCCTGCGTTGCCGTTTGGCGGGCGGGTGATTTCGTCCACCGATGCCTTGGCCCTGACCGAGGTGCCGACAAGCCTTGCTGTTGTCGGCGGCGGCTATATCGGACTGGAACTGGGCACCGCATTCGCCAAGCTTGGCGCGAAGGTCACGGTGATCGAAGCGGCCCCGCGCATTTTGCCGCAATATGACGCCGAATTGACCCGCCCGGTGATGAAGCGGCTGAAAGAGATCGGCATGAAGGTGCTGAACGATACACGTGCAATCGGGCTGAATGACAAGGGCGCGTTGCATATTGACGGCCCCGACGGTGAAGCCCGTTTGAAAGCGGACAAGGTGTTGGTAACGGTTGGGCGCAAACCTGTGACAGACGGCTGGGGGCGCGAGGAGCTGGCGTTGGAAATGGATGGCCCCTATCTGCGCATTGACCAGAAATGCCAAACCGCGATGCGCGGTATCTATGCCATCGGTGATGTCACCGGGGAGCCAATGCTGGCGCACCGGGCCATGGCGCAAGGCGATCTGGTCGCGCGCGTGATTGCCGGGCAAAAACTGCAATGGGACAAGCAGGCCATTCCGGCGGTGTGTTTTACCGATCCCGAGATTGTCACGGTCGGCCTGTCCCCCGAGCAGGCCCGCGATGCCGGGCACGAGATCAAGTCCGGCAATTTCCCGTTCAGCGCCAATGGCCGCGCCATGACCATGCAGGCCGATCAGGGCTTCGTGCGCGTGGTGGCGCGGGCGGATAATCATGTGATTTTGGGAATTCAGGCTGTCGGCAAGGGCGTTTCGGAACTTTCGGCAGCATTTTCCCTAGCGTTGGAAATGCAGGCCCGGCTGGAGGATGTCGCGGCAACCGTCCACGCCCACCCGACCCTGAGCGAGGCGCTGCAAGAGGCAGCGATGGCCGCCCTAGGGCAAACCCTGCACGCCTGA